The Mesorhizobium sp. M1D.F.Ca.ET.043.01.1.1 genome contains a region encoding:
- a CDS encoding DUF433 domain-containing protein, with amino-acid sequence MGTLARIYTPAEAAAVSGIGIKAVHNAIDKRIVDTVPSTARRIGGVVRRALTGEDLLRLKLWYGVGATLPADRRYRLFEEIKAAPRAKTVRADDLLIVDVAEARKQLKARIVDLDEAEAAIGRVKGVMGGEPVFKGTRIPVRMITTMLAQGADEAEVLEGYPKLTPRVIELARMWVAAHPVRGRPKKLVEQGVKIKSSKRVVLKGDPGPSARSRRV; translated from the coding sequence ATGGGCACACTTGCTCGCATCTACACCCCCGCAGAGGCAGCCGCCGTCAGCGGGATAGGAATCAAGGCCGTGCACAATGCGATCGACAAACGCATTGTCGATACTGTGCCAAGCACTGCTCGGCGCATCGGTGGGGTCGTCCGACGGGCATTGACCGGCGAGGATTTGCTGCGGCTCAAGCTTTGGTATGGCGTGGGTGCGACATTGCCCGCTGATCGTCGCTACCGCCTGTTCGAGGAAATCAAAGCTGCCCCAAGGGCCAAGACCGTAAGGGCCGACGACCTGCTGATCGTCGACGTCGCCGAGGCACGTAAACAGCTCAAAGCGCGCATCGTGGATCTTGATGAAGCGGAGGCCGCCATCGGCCGCGTTAAAGGGGTGATGGGCGGAGAGCCTGTCTTCAAAGGAACCCGCATCCCTGTTCGTATGATCACGACGATGCTAGCGCAGGGCGCAGATGAAGCGGAGGTTCTGGAGGGATATCCGAAGCTAACGCCGCGCGTGATTGAGCTCGCCAGAATGTGGGTCGCCGCGCACCCGGTTCGTGGGCGGCCTAAGAAGCTGGTCGAGCAGGGCGTGAAAATAAAGTCGTCGAAGCGCGTGGTTTTGAAGGGCGACCCAGGTCCGTCGGCCAGGTCGAGACGCGTGTGA
- a CDS encoding DUF5615 family PIN-like protein → MRFLIDECLHTSLVAVAQERGHEANHVNWLGLSGETDWDLMPLIIDEDFTFVTNNAKDFRKLYAKEPVHAGLIIVVPQVGPEKQRELFDALLEDLGPEEFLINEVIEIEIENGIAIVTRYDLPSP, encoded by the coding sequence GTGAGGTTTCTGATCGATGAGTGCCTGCACACGTCTCTGGTTGCGGTAGCCCAAGAACGCGGACATGAAGCAAACCACGTCAACTGGCTTGGGCTAAGCGGCGAAACCGACTGGGACCTCATGCCGCTCATTATCGATGAGGATTTCACCTTCGTCACCAACAATGCTAAGGACTTCAGGAAGCTCTATGCCAAAGAACCGGTTCACGCCGGCCTGATTATCGTCGTCCCTCAGGTCGGGCCTGAAAAACAGAGAGAGCTCTTCGATGCTCTCCTCGAGGATCTTGGCCCAGAGGAATTCCTGATTAATGAAGTTATCGAAATCGAGATCGAAAACGGCATTGCAATCGTAACACGATACGATCTGCCGTCGCCCTAG